A window of the Lactuca sativa cultivar Salinas chromosome 5, Lsat_Salinas_v11, whole genome shotgun sequence genome harbors these coding sequences:
- the LOC111890452 gene encoding protein ALP1-like produces MWILHAFFGSPGSINDINVLNRSPIFNNIYDGSAPDSSFQLRGMPYKYGYYLVDGIYPEYAVFVKSFSAPHDSRRKKFKRAQERARKDVERAFGALKKRWFILKKPATYLGEEKLQEIMYTCIILHNMIIENEGRAICAFDEEETIPETQSTEIGGEEYINRRAEIRCIETFHNLRNDLVEHIYGVQNINLNLDPPDDPEDEFSENDFM; encoded by the coding sequence ATGTGGATTTTGCATGCTTTTTTTGGTTCTCCTGGTTCGATTAACGACATCAACGTTCTTAACCGTTCACCAATATTTAACAACATATACGATGGATCTGCACCAGATTCTTCTTTTCAATTGCGTGGAATGCCATATAAGTATGGTTATTATCTGGTCGATGGAATATATCCTGAGTATGCTGTGTTTGTTAAATCGTTTTCAGCTCCACATGATTCTAGACGAAAGAAATTCAAGAGAGCTCAAGAAAGAGCTAGGAAGGATGTTGAGCGTGCTTTTGGAGCTCTGAAGAAACGGTGGTTCATATTGAAAAAACCAGCAACTTATTTGGGCGAGGAAAAACTTCAAgaaatcatgtatacatgtattatATTGCATAACATGATTATTGAAAACGAAGGAAGAGCGATATGTGCATTTGACGAGGAAGAAACCATACCAGAGACACAGTCAACAGAAATTGGTGGCGAAGAGTATATAAATAGGAGAGCAGAGATACGTTgcattgaaacatttcacaatctTCGCAATGACTTGGTGGAACACATTTACGGGGTTCAAAACATTAACCTTAATTTAGATCCACCGGATGACCCCGAAGACGAGTTCTCGGAGAACGACTTTATGTAG
- the LOC111890451 gene encoding uncharacterized protein LOC111890451, which produces MSSSEEFQTIFDIAIACVQMAEQTYNVVCNNAATSSQQRTRRYIYKNCEEANQRLVQDYFAENVTYQGYYFRRRFRMLKGLFERIVEDVMRECSFFQQRYDARGTLGFTPLQKCTATLRQLAYGIPPDALDECFRMSARIARDSLHFFCKTVIQFYDPKYLRKLTRNNILQLQAHHASVHGFPGMLGSLDCLH; this is translated from the coding sequence ATGTCATCTTCTGAAGAATTTCAGACTATTTTTGATATCGCAATTGCATGTGTTCAAATGGCGGAACAAACATACAACGTTGTATGTAACAACGCAGCAACAAGTTCTCAACAGAGAACACGAAGATATATTTACAAAAATTGTGAAGAAGCCAACCAACGTTTGGTGCAAGACTATTTTGCAGAGAATGTCACTTACCAAGGGTATTATTTTCGTAGGCGCTTCAGAATGCTTAAAGGTTTATTCGAACGTATAGTTGAAGATGTAATGAGGGAGTGCAGTTTTTTCCAACAACGCTACGATGCTAGAGGTACACTCGGTTTCACTCCCTTACAAAAATGCACAGCCACACTTCGTCAGTTAGCATATGGCATTCCGCCTGATGCGTTAGACGAATGTTTTAGGATGTCTGCTAGGATAGCACGAGACAGTCTCCATTTTTTCTGCAAAACTGTGATTCAGTTTTATGATCCAAAATATTTACGTAAGCTAACACGTAATAACATCCTGCAATTACAAGCTCATCATGCTAGTGTGCATGGGTTTCCTGGAATGCTAGGAAGCTTAGATTGTCTCCATTAG